CGCCGAAAGCGCCCTGTTCACCGTGCGAGCCGACGGTGCGGATGGTGCCTGACCTCTCGGTCCGCGCGAGCGAGGCGCGCGAACTGATGGATGCGCCGGATGCCTCCGCGCCCATGCTCGATCGCACCTATGAGCGGTTCGCGCTCGTGAACGCCGTCGTCTCGCCCTGGCGAGGTCTCTACCGCCGGGACATCCGCCCTCGCGCTCGCCGCGGGCCGGTGCGTCTGCTCGACATCGGGGCGGGAGGTGGCGACCAGGCACGGGCTCTGGCTCGGCGGCTGCACCGCGATGGGTTCTCCGCGCAGGTCTGGGCGCTCGACGCCGATGAGCGGGCCGTGCGCTGGGCGCAGGCTCACGATGCGACGGGTGAGGTGCGCTACCGGACGGGCAGTCTGCAGGAGCTGGCGGAGGCGGGTGAATTCTTCGATGTCGTGTACTCGAACCACGTGCTGCATCACGTCGCGGATGCAGCGCTGCTGCCGTTCCTGGAGGAGAGCCGCCGACTGCTCGCCCCGGGCGGTGTCGTCGTGCATCATGACATCGTCCGAAGCCGGGGCGCGTACGCGTTGT
The DNA window shown above is from Microbacterium keratanolyticum and carries:
- a CDS encoding methyltransferase domain-containing protein, with amino-acid sequence MVPDLSVRASEARELMDAPDASAPMLDRTYERFALVNAVVSPWRGLYRRDIRPRARRGPVRLLDIGAGGGDQARALARRLHRDGFSAQVWALDADERAVRWAQAHDATGEVRYRTGSLQELAEAGEFFDVVYSNHVLHHVADAALLPFLEESRRLLAPGGVVVHHDIVRSRGAYALFAAATWPFRTTVLAGSYIREDGLTSIRRSYTVAELKARVPADWEVRARMPARVEARAEAPGARA